The sequence CGGCCGAGCAGGCGCGAGGACGGGTCATGCACGGACGGCCGGCGCACCGTCGGATCCGCCGTCGAGCCGGGTGGCGACGGCTTCGACGGCACCGAGGCCGCCGCGTTCCGGGTCGCCTCGACGGTCGGCTCCCGAACGGCCTTCGGCGCTGTTCGGCGGGCGACCTGACCGTCGCGGCCCACCCGGGTGTTCAACTGGCGCGGCAGTTGAACGGCGGCGGACGGCGGCCCTCGCCTCGGACCCGTGCCCCGAGGCGAGGGCGATGGTCCGGTGCGACATCCGCGGATGCGATGCATTCCGTCGATCCCCCGGAGGCCGGGCGGTCGACGAGGATCGGGGGCGGCGACCGCCGAATTCCGTGAGCCGGGCGGAGCGGAACGGAATCAATTCCGTTGGCTCTGGTTCCGGGTGTTTCGGTGACGAGATCGGCCGGCCCGGTAATTACGCCCGCTCTGTCTTTGCTCGTCGCCCGGTCCCCATGAATCATTTGCCGCGCTGCGCAGGCTGCCCGGGCCCCCTTTCGCCTAAGGCTCATGGCAACGACGCGCCGTCCGCGTGGTCAGGGCCAGTGGCGGCTCGGGCACTCCTCTCCGGCTGTCCCGTCCGGTTACCATGGTCACTTGATGTCGGAGGCGGAAGCACAGGGCACACCGCCATGGGCCGCGGAATGTAAGGCCGGGGAGTCGTGGGGCCTGGGAACATGCTGAGAGAGGTCACCGCAAACCACTACGTCGCACCCCTCCGGTCCGGTGGCTCCGTCCCCGGAGTCGTCGAGGCCGACGACCTCGGCACGTACGTCGTGAAGTTCACCGGCTCGGCACAGGGCCACAAGGCGCTGGTCGCCGAGGTGATCGTCGGAGAACTCGCCCGCGCGCTCGGCCTGCGCTTCCCGGAACTGGTCCTCGTCCACTTCGACCCGGCCATCGCCGCGGACGAGCCGCACCAGGAGGTGCGTGAGCTGCACGGCGCGAGCGCGGGGATCAACCTCGGCATGGACTACCTGCCGGGCGCCGCCGACTTCACCCCGCAGCTCGCGAAGTCCTTCCCGGTGGACCCCTTGGAGGCGGGCCGGATCGTCTGGCTCGACGCCCTGACCGTCAACGTGGACCGTACGGTCCACAGCTCGAACCTGATGATCTGGCCGACCTTCGGCACCGTGCCGCCCCGGCTCTGGCTCATCGACCACGGCGCCGCCCTCGTCTTCCACCACCGCTGGGACACCACGACCCCGGGCAAGAAGTACGACTTCCGCCACCACGCCCTCGGCCACTACGCCCCCGACGTCCGGGCCGCCGACGCGGAACTGGCTCCCCGGGTGACCGAGGAGCTGCTGCGTGGGATCGTCGCCGAGG is a genomic window of Streptomyces griseochromogenes containing:
- a CDS encoding HipA family kinase produces the protein MLREVTANHYVAPLRSGGSVPGVVEADDLGTYVVKFTGSAQGHKALVAEVIVGELARALGLRFPELVLVHFDPAIAADEPHQEVRELHGASAGINLGMDYLPGAADFTPQLAKSFPVDPLEAGRIVWLDALTVNVDRTVHSSNLMIWPTFGTVPPRLWLIDHGAALVFHHRWDTTTPGKKYDFRHHALGHYAPDVRAADAELAPRVTEELLRGIVAEVPDAWLAEDAGFATPDDVRAAYVDYLLARVRLSSEWLPTDFPSREELAAEEAARAAKTQAGRPAWLQRVPDLHGKPAAEQDWSVHLG